A genomic segment from Yimella sp. cx-51 encodes:
- a CDS encoding type II toxin-antitoxin system VapC family toxin encodes MKIVDTNVLLYAVNAGSAPHSACRAWLIDALEGAEGVGLPWVSLLGFIRISTNPRIFEHPLTSAQATDLVQAWLAQPSALTPEPTPRHASILAGLVAPSGVAGNLTTDAHLAALALEYDAEVVTMDRDFERFGVRVVVPGRL; translated from the coding sequence ATGAAGATCGTCGACACGAATGTCCTCTTGTATGCGGTCAATGCCGGATCTGCGCCTCACAGTGCGTGTCGCGCGTGGCTGATCGATGCACTAGAGGGCGCCGAAGGAGTCGGTTTGCCCTGGGTGAGTCTGCTGGGGTTTATCCGCATTTCGACCAACCCGCGGATCTTTGAGCACCCGCTGACATCTGCCCAGGCAACCGACCTCGTTCAGGCCTGGCTTGCACAGCCGAGCGCACTCACGCCCGAGCCGACGCCCCGGCACGCGTCAATCCTGGCTGGCCTCGTGGCGCCGTCAGGCGTCGCCGGAAACCTCACGACCGATGCGCATCTTGCGGCGCTCGCGCTCGAGTACGACGCCGAGGTCGTGACGATGGACCGTGATTTCGAGCGGTTCGGCGTGCGTGTCGTCGTCCCCGGCAGACTCTGA
- a CDS encoding antitoxin — protein MARTTVTLESDVEAMIARLMAERGISFKEALNQAVRRGLSSGVRADFVMPSFDMGSPLVDLTHASRIAGELEDEEIVRELRVGR, from the coding sequence ATGGCACGTACCACTGTGACGCTGGAGTCGGACGTCGAGGCGATGATCGCGCGACTGATGGCTGAGCGTGGTATCTCCTTCAAGGAAGCCCTGAACCAGGCGGTTCGTCGCGGACTGTCGTCGGGTGTTCGGGCCGATTTCGTCATGCCCAGCTTCGACATGGGCTCGCCACTCGTCGACCTCACCCACGCCTCGCGTATCGCCGGCGAACTCGAGGACGAGGAAATCGTCCGGGAGTTGCGCGTCGGCCGATGA
- a CDS encoding ATP-binding protein gives MDPIRNPYAPGAGQRPPELAGRDEQLDQFKVVLQRVARGRPERSIVLTGLRGVGKTVLLNALRSEAVRAKWGTGKFEARPDQRLRRPLSSALHQAVRELGHQQADDVDHVLGVIKAFAQRDAAPNAKLRDKWSPGIDVPAVNGRADSGDIEIDLVELLSDAGGLAADMGRGIGIFIDEMQDLHPEDISALCAACHEISQSGLPVIVVGAGLPHLPAVLSASKSYSERLFRYARIDRLPIDAANRALQGPAEDEDAAFEDAALAAMYEVTGGYPYFIQAYGQVVWELAPKSPITAADVAVAAPQAEADLAVGFFGSRYERATPGEREYLRAMAEAGGRLPDAEKDDVGSVLTSDVADVLGRKPQSLSPARDALLKKGLVYSNERGRVAFTVPHFGKYLRSVS, from the coding sequence ATGGACCCGATCCGAAACCCCTATGCACCCGGCGCCGGCCAGCGTCCGCCGGAGCTGGCCGGCCGTGACGAGCAACTCGACCAGTTCAAAGTGGTGTTGCAGCGCGTCGCCCGTGGACGCCCGGAGCGCTCGATCGTGCTGACCGGCCTGCGCGGTGTCGGTAAGACGGTGCTGCTCAACGCTCTTCGCTCAGAGGCGGTGCGTGCCAAGTGGGGCACGGGCAAGTTCGAGGCCCGGCCCGATCAGCGACTGCGCCGGCCGCTGTCCAGTGCGCTGCACCAAGCCGTGCGTGAACTCGGCCACCAGCAAGCGGACGACGTCGACCACGTGCTCGGCGTCATCAAGGCGTTCGCCCAGCGGGACGCTGCGCCCAACGCGAAGCTGCGCGACAAGTGGAGCCCTGGCATCGACGTCCCGGCCGTGAACGGACGTGCCGACTCCGGCGACATCGAGATCGACCTCGTCGAATTGCTCTCGGACGCAGGCGGATTGGCCGCCGACATGGGGCGCGGCATCGGCATCTTCATCGACGAGATGCAAGACCTCCACCCCGAGGACATCTCGGCACTGTGCGCCGCATGCCACGAGATCAGCCAGTCGGGGCTGCCGGTGATCGTCGTCGGTGCCGGCCTGCCCCACCTGCCGGCGGTGCTGTCTGCGTCCAAGTCGTACTCGGAGCGGCTCTTCCGCTACGCCCGCATCGACCGCCTGCCGATCGACGCTGCGAACCGCGCTTTGCAGGGCCCCGCGGAGGACGAGGACGCCGCCTTCGAGGACGCCGCGCTCGCCGCGATGTACGAGGTCACCGGCGGTTATCCCTACTTCATCCAGGCCTACGGCCAGGTGGTGTGGGAGTTGGCGCCGAAGTCACCGATCACTGCCGCCGATGTCGCGGTCGCGGCGCCGCAGGCCGAGGCCGACCTCGCCGTCGGCTTCTTCGGTTCCCGCTACGAACGCGCGACGCCGGGGGAGCGGGAGTACTTACGCGCGATGGCCGAGGCAGGCGGCCGGCTGCCCGACGCCGAGAAGGACGATGTCGGCTCGGTGTTGACCTCCGATGTTGCCGACGTGCTCGGCCGTAAACCCCAGTCTCTTTCTCCCGCGCGGGATGCGCTGCTGAAGAAGGGGTTGGTCTACTCCAACGAACGCGGACGCGTCGCGTTCACCGTGCCGCACTTCGGGAAGTACTTGCGCAGCGTGAGTTGA
- a CDS encoding VC0807 family protein has protein sequence MNPISRAWQWQKAQMAEGGQYAPHIAMRGLGAMLLIDVAIPVGAYYAARAAGATQTIALLLATIASAIRNIQVIAKQREVDGFAAFMFVLLTAGLIASFWTGDARFMLLKGAIGGGLAGLAFTGSALIRRPLTYQVAKRIAGNDQHSRADLQRGWDESLAFRRGMYLMTFAWGFGLIFDAILSVVIILTMSIDASVLATTVLKVATFALLGVWNAWFVEYSRKLARRHGHLEPVATAVVGERREDIDVTR, from the coding sequence ATGAACCCGATCAGTCGGGCGTGGCAATGGCAGAAGGCGCAGATGGCCGAGGGTGGTCAGTATGCGCCGCACATCGCGATGCGCGGCCTCGGCGCAATGCTGCTGATCGACGTCGCGATTCCGGTCGGCGCCTATTACGCCGCACGCGCGGCCGGTGCGACGCAGACGATCGCGTTGCTGCTGGCGACCATCGCCTCGGCCATCCGCAACATCCAAGTGATCGCGAAGCAGCGCGAGGTCGACGGCTTCGCGGCATTCATGTTCGTGCTGCTGACCGCCGGACTCATCGCCTCTTTCTGGACCGGCGACGCCCGCTTCATGCTGCTCAAGGGCGCGATCGGCGGAGGGCTGGCCGGCCTGGCCTTCACCGGCTCGGCGCTGATCAGACGTCCGCTCACCTACCAGGTCGCCAAGCGCATCGCGGGTAATGATCAGCATTCTCGCGCCGATCTGCAGCGCGGTTGGGACGAATCACTCGCCTTCCGCCGCGGGATGTACCTGATGACTTTCGCGTGGGGCTTCGGGCTCATCTTCGACGCGATCCTCTCGGTGGTGATCATCCTGACGATGTCGATCGATGCCTCGGTGCTGGCGACGACCGTGCTGAAAGTCGCCACCTTCGCCCTGCTCGGGGTGTGGAATGCGTGGTTCGTCGAGTACTCGCGCAAGCTCGCGAGGCGGCATGGTCACCTCGAGCCGGTGGCCACAGCGGTGGTAGGCGAGCGACGTGAAGACATCGATGTGACACGCTAG
- a CDS encoding GNAT family N-acetyltransferase → MSSEPKQPHLNAPSTVRTKSLVLRPITAADTTDPRILKWHTDAEGYELMAESPRTPDEASESLQLWHEGWEADGLSYWIAEHDGVPVGIGGLRHMNYQNHPHLNLYYRLDRAARGRGYGREIASAATAFALEWLPQLPVTSRIAPRNIPSLRTIQRAGMIGLGPFRMPHDPSDEPDNLLFESPVIRLGIGEAYEEVLDLWCRVNADGGAVGWEGEAPVDEVRRVLDAHLAADGATLVRLHAPNHDTWSDATQIGDLLGFGVVQRGTWFSTAHRATLYRVMTDPDLRGRNLGALLMGALHGVARRDGVEICEIGYRGGTGLESFYERFGYRETGRVVGGLRFSWGDEDDVAMARPL, encoded by the coding sequence GTGAGCAGCGAGCCGAAACAACCGCACCTGAACGCTCCGTCGACCGTCCGCACCAAGAGCCTCGTCCTGCGTCCGATCACGGCGGCTGATACGACCGACCCGCGAATCTTGAAGTGGCACACGGACGCCGAGGGTTATGAGCTCATGGCGGAGTCGCCTCGTACGCCCGACGAGGCGTCGGAGTCGCTGCAGCTGTGGCACGAGGGCTGGGAAGCGGACGGCCTCAGCTACTGGATCGCCGAGCATGACGGGGTGCCGGTGGGCATCGGTGGGCTGCGGCACATGAACTACCAGAATCACCCGCACCTGAATCTCTACTATCGCCTCGACCGGGCGGCCCGAGGTCGTGGCTACGGCCGCGAGATCGCCTCCGCTGCAACGGCATTCGCGCTGGAGTGGCTGCCGCAGTTGCCTGTGACCTCGCGCATCGCACCGCGCAACATCCCTTCTCTGCGCACGATCCAGCGCGCCGGCATGATCGGGCTCGGCCCTTTCCGCATGCCGCACGACCCGTCCGACGAGCCGGACAATCTGCTCTTCGAGAGCCCAGTCATCCGCCTCGGCATCGGCGAGGCGTACGAGGAGGTGCTCGACCTCTGGTGCCGGGTCAACGCCGACGGTGGTGCGGTGGGCTGGGAGGGCGAAGCGCCCGTCGACGAGGTGAGGCGAGTGCTCGACGCACATCTCGCAGCGGATGGCGCCACTCTGGTGCGACTTCACGCGCCGAACCACGACACCTGGTCGGACGCCACCCAGATCGGCGACCTGCTGGGCTTCGGCGTCGTGCAGCGCGGCACGTGGTTTTCGACTGCGCACCGCGCCACGCTCTACCGGGTCATGACCGACCCAGACCTTCGCGGCCGCAACCTCGGCGCCCTACTCATGGGCGCGTTGCATGGTGTGGCGCGCCGCGACGGAGTGGAGATCTGCGAGATCGGCTACCGCGGAGGCACCGGACTGGAGAGCTTCTACGAGCGTTTCGGCTACCGCGAGACCGGCCGGGTTGTCGGCGGGTTGAGGTTCAGCTGGGGCGATGAAGACGACGTCGCGATGGCCCGCCCGCTCTGA
- a CDS encoding DUF1697 domain-containing protein has product MTAYVALLRGIMPSNPNMKNDKLRAVFERLGYERVGSVLASGNIVFHTDDPAGPAMELAIQHALRSTLGIDGGTIVRSLDELLELMESDPFAGLTHGRGSYLIATFVKDGAPAPGKLPDDPDPRTKVIGFDPAARAFLTVVDNSEPGRTPEFMRWLEKTYGKNITTRTWLTIEKVVQKLQA; this is encoded by the coding sequence ATGACCGCCTACGTCGCGTTGCTGCGCGGAATCATGCCGTCCAACCCGAACATGAAGAACGACAAGCTCCGGGCGGTGTTCGAGCGGCTCGGGTATGAGCGGGTGGGTTCGGTGCTCGCCAGTGGCAACATCGTGTTCCACACCGATGATCCGGCCGGGCCGGCCATGGAGCTGGCGATCCAGCACGCGCTGCGCAGCACGCTCGGCATCGACGGCGGCACGATCGTGCGATCGCTGGACGAACTGCTTGAGCTCATGGAGTCCGACCCGTTCGCGGGCCTCACCCATGGCCGCGGCAGCTATCTCATCGCGACCTTCGTCAAGGATGGCGCACCGGCTCCGGGCAAGCTTCCGGACGACCCTGATCCACGGACGAAGGTCATCGGCTTCGACCCGGCGGCGCGGGCGTTTCTCACCGTGGTCGACAACAGCGAGCCGGGGCGGACGCCGGAGTTCATGCGGTGGCTGGAGAAGACCTACGGCAAGAACATCACCACCCGCACCTGGCTGACCATCGAGAAGGTCGTGCAGAAGTTGCAGGCGTGA
- the pdxY gene encoding pyridoxal kinase PdxY: MKIMSIQSSVAYGHAGNSSAVFPLQRLGHEVWPVYTVHFSNHTGYGEWRGPVFEPDTVRDVITGIEERGVLPECDAVLSGYMGADTIGEVILDAAARVKAANPKAIYCADPVMGDVGRGFFVRPGIPEFMRDQVVPAADVITPNQFELEFLTGRTIASVKDVLDAAQDIRARGPETVLVTSVQTDETPADSVQLAVVNGEGAWIVTTPLLPMYVVGAGDATTAIFLAHLLTESAPEALAATADSVFGIMETTHASGAREIQIVGSQEQIAHPSGRFEVTRLA; this comes from the coding sequence ATGAAGATCATGTCGATCCAGAGCTCGGTCGCCTACGGTCACGCCGGTAACTCCTCGGCGGTGTTCCCGCTGCAGCGCCTGGGGCACGAGGTGTGGCCGGTCTATACGGTGCACTTCAGCAATCACACCGGTTACGGCGAATGGCGCGGACCGGTCTTCGAGCCTGACACCGTGCGCGACGTGATCACCGGCATCGAGGAGCGGGGCGTGCTGCCCGAGTGTGACGCCGTGCTCTCGGGCTACATGGGTGCCGACACGATCGGTGAGGTGATCCTCGACGCCGCCGCGCGCGTGAAGGCCGCCAACCCCAAGGCGATCTACTGCGCCGACCCGGTGATGGGGGATGTCGGTCGCGGCTTCTTCGTGCGCCCGGGCATTCCGGAGTTCATGCGCGACCAGGTGGTGCCGGCGGCCGACGTCATCACGCCCAACCAGTTCGAGCTGGAGTTCTTGACCGGTCGCACCATCGCCTCGGTCAAGGACGTGCTGGACGCCGCTCAGGACATCCGCGCCCGCGGACCGGAAACGGTGCTGGTCACCTCGGTGCAGACCGACGAGACGCCGGCTGATTCGGTGCAACTCGCGGTCGTCAACGGCGAGGGTGCGTGGATCGTCACCACTCCGCTGCTGCCGATGTACGTCGTCGGCGCCGGTGATGCCACTACCGCGATCTTCCTGGCACACCTGCTCACCGAGTCGGCCCCGGAAGCGCTTGCGGCGACGGCGGATTCGGTGTTCGGGATCATGGAGACCACGCACGCCTCCGGCGCTCGCGAGATCCAGATCGTCGGCTCGCAGGAGCAGATCGCCCACCCGAGCGGACGCTTCGAGGTCACCCGCCTCGCGTGA
- a CDS encoding rhodanese-like domain-containing protein — protein MSEELHPKEIADDAVMVDVREQDEWDAGHAPGAVHIPLGELPERLGELPDGDPLPVICRSGNRSGRAVQWLEHQGFDVVNVTGGMKQWAFEGKQIVSDQGGEPTVI, from the coding sequence ATGAGCGAAGAGCTGCACCCCAAGGAGATCGCCGACGACGCCGTCATGGTGGACGTGCGTGAGCAGGACGAGTGGGACGCCGGACACGCGCCGGGCGCCGTGCACATTCCGCTCGGCGAACTGCCCGAGCGCCTCGGCGAACTGCCCGACGGCGACCCGCTGCCGGTGATTTGCCGCTCGGGCAACCGTTCGGGGCGCGCCGTCCAGTGGCTGGAGCACCAGGGTTTCGACGTCGTCAACGTAACCGGCGGCATGAAGCAGTGGGCCTTCGAGGGCAAGCAGATCGTCAGCGATCAGGGCGGCGAGCCGACCGTCATCTGA
- a CDS encoding Fpg/Nei family DNA glycosylase, with protein sequence MPELPEVEALAGFLRQRVEGVAVADVELASFNVLKTYSPAPQALCGLFVTDVRRHGKWIDVDVDGLHLVFHLSRAGWLRWYDKAPATRLRPGSKTPIALRVSFEDGSAFDLTEQGTQKRLAAYIVKDPVAEIPQIASLGPDALSDDFTVESFAALLAGKKAQIKGVLRDQSVIAGVGNAYSDEVLHVAKISPYAKADSLDAEKVSRLYEAMRDTLSGAIEAASGKPAAELKDAKRAGMRVHGRTGQECPECGDVVREVSFADRSMQYCATCQTGGKPLADRRMSRLLK encoded by the coding sequence ATGCCTGAGCTGCCCGAGGTCGAAGCGCTCGCCGGGTTCCTTCGGCAGCGCGTGGAAGGCGTCGCGGTGGCCGATGTCGAACTCGCCTCCTTCAACGTCCTGAAGACGTATTCGCCTGCGCCGCAAGCGTTGTGCGGGCTCTTCGTGACGGACGTCCGCCGACACGGCAAGTGGATCGACGTCGACGTCGACGGCCTGCACCTGGTCTTCCATCTCTCTCGCGCGGGTTGGTTGCGGTGGTACGACAAGGCGCCGGCCACGCGGTTGCGGCCCGGCAGCAAGACGCCGATCGCGTTGCGGGTCAGCTTCGAGGACGGCTCGGCCTTCGACCTGACCGAGCAGGGCACTCAGAAGCGGCTGGCGGCGTACATCGTCAAAGACCCTGTGGCGGAGATTCCGCAGATCGCATCCCTCGGTCCGGACGCGTTGTCGGACGACTTCACGGTGGAGAGCTTCGCGGCGTTGCTGGCTGGCAAGAAGGCGCAGATCAAGGGGGTGCTGCGCGACCAGTCGGTGATCGCGGGCGTGGGCAATGCCTACTCCGACGAGGTGCTGCACGTCGCCAAGATCTCGCCCTACGCCAAGGCCGATTCGCTTGACGCAGAAAAGGTTTCGCGGCTCTATGAGGCAATGAGAGACACGCTCAGCGGCGCGATCGAAGCGGCGTCCGGCAAGCCCGCGGCCGAACTCAAGGACGCCAAACGGGCCGGCATGCGGGTGCACGGCCGCACTGGGCAGGAGTGTCCGGAGTGCGGCGACGTGGTGCGAGAGGTGTCTTTCGCCGATCGCTCCATGCAGTACTGCGCCACCTGTCAGACCGGCGGCAAGCCGCTGGCCGACCGGCGCATGTCACGCCTGCTGAAGTAG